From the genome of Pelobacter propionicus DSM 2379, one region includes:
- the rfbC gene encoding dTDP-4-dehydrorhamnose 3,5-epimerase, with product MTFIHTRISGCLEIVPVCFQDERGRFVKTYNEKTFESHGCCTDWKEEFYSVSRRGVLRGLHFQLPPHQHDKLVYCTAGTVLDAVVDLRKGSPTYGDHIMLELSAEKGNMLYIPRGLAHGFYVTSESATMMYKVSSVYAPDHDAGIRWDSAGIAWPASTPIISTKDGLLPPLIDFSSPFSFDDCAKRQ from the coding sequence ATGACTTTTATACATACAAGAATTTCAGGTTGCCTCGAGATCGTTCCTGTTTGTTTCCAGGACGAACGTGGCAGGTTCGTCAAAACCTACAACGAAAAAACGTTCGAGTCGCACGGCTGTTGCACCGACTGGAAAGAAGAATTCTACTCAGTTTCCAGGCGGGGAGTGCTTCGAGGGTTGCACTTCCAACTCCCCCCCCATCAGCACGACAAGTTGGTATACTGCACCGCGGGCACGGTACTGGATGCGGTCGTGGACCTACGAAAAGGCTCTCCCACATATGGGGATCATATTATGCTCGAACTGAGTGCCGAAAAAGGAAACATGCTCTACATCCCCCGGGGGCTCGCCCATGGGTTTTACGTCACCAGCGAGTCAGCCACAATGATGTACAAGGTTTCTTCTGTCTACGCTCCTGACCATGATGCCGGAATCCGCTGGGACTCTGCCGGAATTGCCTGGCCCGCCAGCACGCCGATCATATCCACAAAGGATGGCCTCCTCCCGCCTCTTATTGACTTTTCATCTCCTTTTTCCTTTGACGATTGTGCGAAAAGACAATGA
- the rfbH gene encoding lipopolysaccharide biosynthesis protein RfbH, with the protein MNSNDTQEQALRSEAIRAAIAHYSHAHAALKSYRPGERIPYAARVFDEKEIANLVDSALDFWLTSGRFAARFEREFSSFVGVRHTMLTNSGSSANLLAFMALTSPSLKERRIRPGDEIVTVAAGFPTTVSPIIQYGAVPVFVDVTLPEYNIDTAMLEAALSSRTKAVMVAHTLGNPFDIAKVSGFCVRHGLWLIEDNCDALGSRYCLDGVWGFTGSFGDLATSSFYPPHHMTMGEGGAVYTNDPHLKRLVESFRDWGRDCWCPSGQDNTCGKRFAKQYGELPPGYDHKYVYSHFGYNLKLTDMQAAIGCAQLEKLPTFIDARKKNWCKLREGLSDMEDSLILPGTTRDSDPSWFGFLLTIRENTAFNRDELVNYLESRGIQTRMLFAGNLIKHPCFDEMRAGGTGYRVVGELAITERIMRDTFWIGVYPGMTEEMIAYMLDTIRAFIKRGGST; encoded by the coding sequence GTGAACAGCAACGATACACAGGAACAGGCATTGCGAAGCGAAGCGATTCGTGCTGCCATTGCCCACTACAGTCACGCCCATGCTGCACTAAAATCGTACCGTCCCGGCGAGCGCATTCCTTACGCCGCACGCGTCTTTGATGAAAAGGAAATTGCCAATCTGGTTGACTCTGCGCTGGATTTCTGGCTGACCAGCGGACGATTCGCCGCACGATTTGAACGGGAATTTTCCTCTTTCGTCGGCGTCAGGCACACCATGCTGACCAACTCTGGCTCATCGGCAAACCTGCTGGCGTTCATGGCCCTTACCTCACCAAGCCTGAAAGAGCGGCGCATCAGGCCGGGAGACGAGATTGTAACAGTGGCCGCTGGTTTTCCCACCACAGTTTCGCCAATCATCCAATACGGGGCAGTACCTGTATTCGTCGACGTAACCCTGCCCGAATACAACATAGATACGGCTATGCTCGAAGCCGCTCTTTCTTCCAGAACCAAGGCGGTCATGGTAGCCCATACTTTGGGTAATCCGTTTGACATAGCGAAGGTCAGCGGGTTCTGCGTCCGGCACGGACTCTGGCTGATCGAAGACAACTGCGACGCACTAGGGTCACGATACTGCCTCGATGGCGTCTGGGGCTTCACAGGGAGTTTCGGCGACCTTGCCACATCCAGTTTCTACCCTCCGCACCACATGACCATGGGTGAGGGAGGAGCCGTCTACACCAATGACCCGCACCTGAAGCGCTTGGTGGAATCGTTCCGCGATTGGGGACGCGATTGCTGGTGTCCCTCTGGCCAAGACAATACCTGTGGTAAACGTTTTGCGAAACAGTACGGAGAGCTTCCTCCGGGCTACGATCACAAGTATGTCTATTCCCATTTCGGTTATAATCTTAAGTTAACCGATATGCAGGCCGCCATTGGTTGTGCACAGCTTGAAAAACTTCCCACGTTCATCGATGCGCGCAAAAAGAACTGGTGCAAACTGCGTGAGGGGCTCAGCGACATGGAAGACAGCCTGATCCTCCCCGGCACCACAAGAGACTCTGATCCCTCCTGGTTCGGTTTTCTGCTGACAATCCGTGAAAATACGGCCTTCAATCGAGATGAACTGGTCAATTACCTGGAGTCAAGGGGTATCCAAACACGGATGCTGTTTGCCGGTAATCTGATCAAGCATCCCTGTTTTGATGAGATGCGCGCAGGCGGAACGGGATACAGGGTTGTTGGGGAACTGGCGATAACCGAACGCATCATGCGCGATACATTTTGGATTGGGGTCTATCCGGGTATGACAGAGGAAATGATTGCGTATATGCTTGATACCATCCGGGCATTCATCAAGCGTGGCGGATCGACATGA
- the rfbG gene encoding CDP-glucose 4,6-dehydratase, producing MENLVNREFWNGKSVFLTGHTGFKGSWFSLWLTSMGAQVTGYALPPTTTPNLYDLARIGELLTSHSADVRDYERLVSAMQTARPEIVFHLAAQPLVLDSYSNPVETYSTNIMGTVHLLEAVRQTPSVRAVVNVTTDKCYENREWVWGYRENDSLGGYDPYSSSKACSELVTSAYRSSFFNLNTYSQHGVAIATVRAGNVIGGGDWAKDRLIPDCMRSLFAGEPINIRNPHAIRPWQHVLEPLRGYLMLAQRLYVDGLAFSESWNFGPLDSDARPVAWVVDRLCDLWGNNALYESRESSQCPHEACYLKLDCSKAKIRLNWKPSWSLEQALQSIVDWTRAYRSGHDMRSKSLEQIQAFL from the coding sequence ATGGAAAATCTGGTGAACCGAGAGTTCTGGAATGGCAAATCGGTTTTTTTGACCGGCCACACCGGCTTCAAGGGAAGCTGGTTCAGTCTCTGGCTCACCAGCATGGGGGCCCAGGTGACCGGTTACGCACTCCCTCCTACAACCACACCCAATCTCTATGACCTGGCCCGAATTGGGGAGTTACTGACTTCCCATAGCGCGGATGTGCGCGATTACGAGCGACTCGTATCGGCCATGCAGACCGCACGTCCCGAAATTGTCTTCCACTTGGCAGCACAGCCGCTGGTGCTTGATTCATACAGCAATCCCGTGGAAACCTATTCCACAAACATCATGGGGACGGTGCACCTGCTTGAGGCGGTTCGCCAGACCCCCTCGGTCAGGGCCGTCGTAAATGTAACCACCGACAAATGCTATGAGAACCGGGAATGGGTGTGGGGATACCGTGAAAACGATTCACTGGGAGGATACGACCCCTATTCCAGCAGCAAAGCCTGCTCCGAACTAGTCACGTCCGCCTACCGCTCCTCCTTTTTTAATCTCAACACGTATTCCCAGCATGGAGTGGCAATTGCCACCGTACGAGCAGGCAACGTCATCGGCGGTGGAGACTGGGCAAAAGACAGGCTGATCCCCGACTGCATGCGTTCCCTTTTTGCCGGTGAACCGATTAACATCCGCAACCCCCATGCCATCCGCCCCTGGCAGCACGTGCTGGAGCCACTGCGAGGCTACCTGATGCTTGCGCAGCGGCTTTACGTAGACGGCCTCGCATTTTCCGAGAGTTGGAACTTCGGCCCGCTCGACTCCGATGCCAGACCAGTTGCATGGGTCGTGGATCGACTCTGCGACCTTTGGGGTAACAATGCGCTCTATGAGTCCCGGGAAAGTTCACAGTGCCCCCACGAAGCTTGCTATCTGAAGCTGGACTGTTCCAAGGCTAAAATCAGATTGAACTGGAAACCATCCTGGAGCCTAGAGCAGGCGCTGCAATCCATAGTCGACTGGACCCGTGCCTATCGTTCGGGACACGATATGCGGTCAAAAAGCCTTGAACAGATCCAGGCCTTTCTGTAG
- the rfbF gene encoding glucose-1-phosphate cytidylyltransferase, with translation MKVVIFAGGMGTRISEESYLKPKPMIEIGEKPILWHLMKIFETQGFNDFVICLGYKSFLIKQYFMHYYMYNSDVTFNLQTNSYEVHQSNSEKFRVTLVETGLNTLTAGRLKRAEQYIGKEDFMLTYGDGLADVNLHDLISFHHSHGKIATMTSVQPAGRFGLLGLDNNGLVNSFQEKPDNGGWINGGFFVLKPEVFSYLPDDADHKMWEQDPIENLARDSQLMAYRHHGFWKCMDALRDKEELERLWQSGQAQWKIW, from the coding sequence ATGAAAGTCGTCATTTTTGCTGGGGGCATGGGAACGCGGATTTCCGAAGAATCATATCTCAAGCCAAAACCGATGATTGAAATTGGCGAAAAGCCAATACTCTGGCATTTGATGAAGATATTTGAGACGCAAGGGTTTAACGACTTCGTAATATGCCTGGGTTATAAAAGTTTCCTTATCAAGCAGTATTTCATGCACTACTATATGTACAATTCAGATGTAACTTTTAACCTTCAGACCAACAGCTATGAAGTGCACCAGTCAAATTCTGAAAAGTTCCGTGTTACGCTTGTTGAAACCGGCCTGAACACCCTGACTGCCGGCCGCCTTAAACGGGCTGAACAGTATATTGGAAAAGAGGATTTTATGCTCACCTATGGCGATGGTCTTGCGGATGTTAACCTGCATGATTTGATCTCCTTCCACCATTCCCATGGAAAAATCGCAACCATGACTTCGGTTCAGCCGGCCGGCAGATTCGGCCTCTTGGGGCTCGACAACAACGGACTAGTCAACAGTTTCCAGGAAAAGCCGGACAATGGTGGCTGGATCAACGGTGGTTTCTTTGTCTTGAAACCTGAGGTGTTCTCGTACTTGCCGGATGATGCAGATCACAAGATGTGGGAACAGGACCCGATCGAAAACCTGGCTCGCGATTCGCAACTGATGGCCTACAGGCACCATGGATTCTGGAAGTGCATGGACGCTCTGCGCGACAAGGAAGAGTTGGAAAGGCTTTGGCAGTCGGGGCAGGCGCAATGGAAAATCTGGTGA
- a CDS encoding sigma-54-dependent transcriptional regulator yields MNNQRKSGSILIVDDERGQRDILKLILRKEGYDIVDVPGVGEALEQLDRREFDLILTDLKMQGQSGLDLLERVLSDDPQQCVILMTAHGSVDSAVEAMRMGAFDYLEKPLERDNLVLTLQRAFERIGLVRENRVLQKRVASTTPIPSMLGDHPRMAEVFRVVAKIAATTSTVLIVGESGTGKELVARAIHEGSQRRDNPFMAINCAAIPETLIESELFGHEKGSFTGAHARELGVFEAANGGTVFLDEIGEMNVSMQAKLLRAIQEKEVRRVGGRVNIPLDVRIISATNKELEQEIRRGSFREDLYYRLNVIRINLPPLRERGSDVKTLAEFFVKKYSLATGIDVEGISRPALKLLMNYSWPGNVRQLESVIERAVLMAESSVIEPGDLPAEITSTSLLAGVVPFDLPPEGIDMETLEKNLIIKAMERADWVIGKAAPLLGMSYKTLQYRLEKFAIERPDRRQRN; encoded by the coding sequence ATGAACAACCAGCGGAAATCGGGAAGCATACTGATCGTTGACGACGAACGGGGGCAGCGGGATATCCTCAAGCTGATCCTCAGGAAAGAGGGTTACGACATCGTGGATGTTCCCGGAGTAGGCGAGGCGCTGGAGCAGCTGGACAGGCGCGAGTTCGACCTGATCCTGACCGACCTGAAGATGCAGGGTCAGAGCGGCCTGGACCTGCTGGAAAGGGTGCTCTCCGACGACCCGCAGCAGTGCGTGATCCTGATGACCGCCCACGGTTCGGTGGACTCGGCGGTGGAGGCCATGCGCATGGGGGCCTTCGACTACCTGGAAAAACCGCTGGAGCGTGATAATCTGGTACTTACCTTGCAGCGTGCATTCGAACGTATCGGTCTGGTGCGCGAAAACCGGGTGCTACAGAAGCGGGTCGCCTCGACCACGCCCATACCCAGCATGCTGGGCGACCACCCTAGGATGGCGGAAGTTTTCCGGGTTGTCGCCAAGATTGCTGCCACCACATCCACGGTGCTGATCGTGGGGGAATCGGGTACCGGCAAGGAACTGGTTGCCCGGGCGATTCACGAGGGAAGCCAGCGCCGGGACAATCCGTTCATGGCCATTAACTGTGCCGCCATACCGGAAACCCTGATCGAAAGCGAACTGTTCGGTCACGAAAAAGGGAGCTTCACCGGAGCACATGCCCGGGAACTGGGCGTATTCGAGGCGGCCAACGGCGGCACGGTCTTTCTGGACGAGATCGGCGAGATGAATGTCTCCATGCAGGCCAAGTTGCTGCGGGCCATCCAGGAGAAGGAGGTCCGCCGGGTGGGGGGCAGGGTCAACATCCCGCTGGACGTGCGCATCATCTCGGCAACCAACAAGGAACTGGAACAGGAAATCAGGCGGGGCAGTTTTCGCGAGGATCTCTACTACCGCCTCAACGTCATCCGCATCAACCTGCCTCCCCTGCGGGAGCGGGGAAGCGATGTCAAAACATTGGCAGAATTCTTTGTCAAAAAATACAGCCTTGCCACCGGCATTGACGTGGAAGGCATCTCCCGGCCGGCTCTCAAGCTGCTGATGAACTATTCCTGGCCCGGAAACGTGCGCCAGCTGGAATCGGTCATCGAGCGTGCGGTGCTGATGGCCGAGAGCAGTGTCATCGAGCCGGGAGATTTGCCGGCAGAGATCACCTCGACGTCGCTTCTGGCCGGCGTCGTCCCCTTCGACCTGCCGCCAGAGGGGATCGACATGGAAACCCTGGAGAAGAATCTGATCATCAAAGCCATGGAGCGTGCCGACTGGGTCATCGGCAAGGCAGCTCCGCTCCTGGGCATGAGCTACAAGACCCTGCAGTACCGGTTGGAGAAATTTGCCATCGAACGGCCGGACAGGAGGCAGAGGAATTAG
- a CDS encoding sensor histidine kinase, which translates to MKLNTKLVIIMLSLLVLTMMTLFTLNQYSQNDLVNEIQESSQEISKAVQMSIEDLTSDAEFSRLNDYLHKARKKGINEINIINIEGEIVDSSDPDKIGKRHELNKLEKGVHAAPRHNGASILSQKPYEVVVPVIVGDEHLGYVQINMLLDNINNLQHANFMRRLFATGMVFMIGIALTIFLARRYTEPINSLVEDFKRVSAGDLSVTIPVDSKDEIGELAKGFNNMVEKLREREALEKRLYEAEHLSRVGQLASGIAHEIRNPLNYISLAIDHLKEEMLPHCAGAQRAEMEELADKIKEEVRRANYMVVNFMSYGRPLKLRHALVPYSDVLAKALPVLHDRLTEQRIRLEQRIPDDFPPLWVDQEMLRTCILNLVGNAVQAMPGGGLITLGAERDHDQVRLTFSDQGKGIRAEDLGKIFQPYFTTREVGIGLGLAITERIVREHGGSIQVDSTLGSGTTFTLLLPLERGPHEGNLETHEP; encoded by the coding sequence ATGAAGCTGAACACCAAGCTCGTCATTATCATGCTCTCCCTGCTGGTCCTGACCATGATGACCCTCTTCACCCTCAACCAGTACTCCCAGAACGACCTGGTCAACGAGATCCAGGAGAGTTCCCAGGAGATTTCCAAGGCTGTTCAGATGAGTATCGAGGATCTCACCTCCGATGCCGAGTTCTCACGCCTGAACGATTACCTGCACAAGGCAAGGAAGAAGGGGATCAACGAAATCAACATCATCAACATCGAGGGTGAGATCGTCGACTCCTCCGACCCTGATAAAATCGGCAAGAGGCATGAACTGAACAAGCTGGAAAAGGGGGTCCACGCAGCTCCTCGACATAACGGCGCCAGCATCCTCTCCCAGAAGCCATACGAGGTCGTGGTGCCGGTCATCGTGGGTGACGAGCACCTGGGATATGTGCAGATCAACATGTTGCTGGACAACATCAATAATCTGCAGCACGCCAACTTCATGCGCCGCCTATTCGCCACCGGTATGGTCTTCATGATCGGTATCGCCCTGACCATTTTTCTGGCGCGACGCTATACCGAGCCGATCAACAGCCTGGTGGAAGACTTCAAGCGCGTCTCGGCGGGCGACCTGTCCGTTACCATTCCGGTGGACAGCAAGGATGAGATCGGCGAACTGGCCAAGGGTTTCAACAACATGGTGGAAAAGCTCCGCGAGCGTGAGGCGCTGGAGAAACGGCTCTACGAAGCCGAGCATCTCTCGCGGGTTGGCCAGCTGGCATCGGGCATTGCCCACGAAATCCGCAATCCGCTCAACTACATCAGCCTGGCCATCGATCACCTTAAGGAAGAGATGCTCCCCCACTGCGCCGGAGCGCAGCGAGCGGAAATGGAAGAGCTGGCCGATAAGATCAAGGAAGAAGTGCGCCGCGCAAACTACATGGTTGTCAACTTCATGAGCTATGGCCGCCCGCTCAAGCTGCGACACGCATTGGTCCCCTACAGCGATGTGCTGGCCAAGGCGCTGCCGGTGCTGCATGACCGCCTGACGGAACAGCGCATAAGGCTTGAGCAGCGGATTCCAGACGATTTTCCGCCTCTGTGGGTCGACCAGGAGATGCTGCGCACCTGCATCCTGAACCTGGTCGGAAACGCGGTCCAGGCCATGCCCGGTGGCGGTCTCATCACCTTGGGCGCCGAACGGGATCATGACCAGGTGCGGCTGACCTTTTCCGACCAAGGCAAGGGTATACGCGCCGAAGACCTGGGCAAGATATTCCAGCCCTACTTCACCACCAGGGAGGTGGGCATCGGCCTGGGGCTGGCGATCACCGAACGGATCGTCAGGGAACATGGCGGCTCCATACAGGTCGACAGCACGCTGGGTAGCGGAACGACCTTTACGCTCCTGCTGCCGCTGGAACGGGGGCCACATGAGGGAAACCTTGAAACGCACGAACCATGA